In Thermodesulfobacteriota bacterium, the genomic stretch CCTGTTTATCCTGGCCACGTCCACGGTCATGGAGAACTCACCGGCGAGCGGGTACCTGAAGCCGTCGAGAAAATCTATGAACGGCTGGTTGACGACCATCTTCTGGAGCGCCCTAACGAGCGGCGTGAGGAAGAGCCTCGTGACCCGGCCGTGCATCCTGTCGGTTATGCGCGCGTAGTAGCCCTTGCAGAAGACGTAGTCGAGGGTAGGGCTCACGACCGGGTAGCAGAGCCTCCCCAGGAGGTCGAGGCTGTAGTTCTGTATGTCGCAGTCGTGGAGCGCGATTATGCTCGACTTGCCGCTTGCTATGACGTAGCCGTATGCGGTCCATGCGGACCTGCCCTTGCCGTCCTTCCCGGGGCTTACGCCCTTCTCTTCGAGCGTCGAGTAGAGCTCCTTCATCCTCTTCCCGCTCGTGTGGATTATCGTCACCTCGTGCGGGAGGACCGACATGAACTCCTTCACGTTCCTGTACTCGTCGTCGGTAGCCGGGCCGAGCACCAGGACGATTTCCCTTATGAAGCGGGCCCCCTTGAGCTCTTCCCTTATCCCCTTCATGGCCTCGCTCATGACGTCAGAGTAGAGCGCGGGCAGGACCAGCGCTATCGGGCGCACGAGGCTGTAGAGCTCGAGCTCCGCGAGCAGGCGCTCGGTCTTCGGTCTCCCCAGCCTGTGGAGGGTCGTGATGGTGCCGGCGTGGTAGAAGTCAGCCATTGTGCCTCCTTATGGCAACCTCTGAAAATTGATCTTTTCCCCGGACTCTGTGTCAGGCCGGGAATAAAAATGCTCACATATTTTCATATATGCTCCGCTTTTTATTCCAGGCCTTCCTTGATTGCGTGGAAAATCTCTAATTTTTAAGAGATTGCCTTGTGTTGAGCGGCCCGTGTTCCCCTAAGCCGTTCCCTTCAAAAAGGATTCGCATGCCGCTCCGGATGGAAGGCCGTTATAGAAATCGCGAGTTCGGCTTTTTATTGGAGCCCGGCCATAACGCGCAAGCCGGGTCCTGGACGATTATCGAGGAAAACGGTGCAGCCGCTTTGAAAGTCCCTTGTGAAAAGTCATGGCTATTGTAGCACCATGAGGGCCGTCATGCAACGCGGTTCAGCCCTGCCAGGATGTGAA encodes the following:
- a CDS encoding glycosyl transferase translates to MADFYHAGTITTLHRLGRPKTERLLAELELYSLVRPIALVLPALYSDVMSEAMKGIREELKGARFIREIVLVLGPATDDEYRNVKEFMSVLPHEVTIIHTSGKRMKELYSTLEEKGVSPGKDGKGRSAWTAYGYVIASGKSSIIALHDCDIQNYSLDLLGRLCYPVVSPTLDYVFCKGYYARITDRMHGRVTRLFLTPLVRALQKMVVNQPFIDFLDGFRYPLAGEFSMTVDVARINRIPWDWGLEVGMLAEVYRNYTTKRVCQVDIAENYEHKHQILSAEDPSTGLMKMSIDIAKSIFRTVASEGVVFSDGFFKSLMAAYLKMAEDSIVKYESDAAINGLFYDRHEEAAMVDAFTRSIMEAAKTISESPLGAPMIPNWNRVISATPGILERLKAVIEEDNKLAFSAASRPPQGSSQEQ